One segment of Lepus europaeus isolate LE1 chromosome 16, mLepTim1.pri, whole genome shotgun sequence DNA contains the following:
- the SCARA3 gene encoding scavenger receptor class A member 3 isoform X2 — protein sequence MFSLSPEDPKALNNCSFCHEAGQLGKEIRKLQEELEGLQKMLLAQEVQLDQTSQAQELLSTTSSQISQEMGSCSFSIHQVNQSLGLFLAQLRGWQATTAGLDLSLKDLAQDCYDVKAAVHQINFTVGQTSEWIHGIQRKTDEETLTLQKIVTDWQNYTRLFSSLRTTSAKTGEVVKNIQATLGASSQRISQNAESMHDLVLQVMGLQLQLDNISSFLDDHEENMHDLQYHTRYAQNRTVERFESLEGRMASHEIEIGTIFTNINATDNHVHSMLKYLDDVRLSCTLGFHTHAEELYYLNKSVSLMLGATDLLRERFSLLSARLDFNVRNLSMIVEEMKAVDTRHGEILHNVTIVRGAPGPPGPRGLKGDMGVKGPAGSRGPKGDTGGLGPPGPQGPQGQPGEAGPVGERGPVGPRGFPGLKGSKGSFGTGGLRGQPGPKGDVGPPGPEGPPGSPGPSGPQGKPGIAGKTGSPGQRGATGPKGEPGIQGPPGLPGPPGPPGSQSPY from the exons ATGTTTTCCCTCTCTCCGGAAGATCCAAAAGCCCTGAACAACTGCTCCTTCTGCCATGAGGCTGGGCAGCTGGGGAAAGAGATCCGGAAACTGCAGGAGGAACTAGAGGGGCttcagaagatgctcctggcccaGGAGGTGCAGCTGGACCAGACCTCCCAGGCCCAGGAACTGCTGTCCACCACCAGCAGTCAGATCTCCCAGGAGATGGGCAGCTGTTCCTTCTCCATCCACCAGGTCAACCAGTCTCTGGGGCTCTTCCTGGCGCAGCTGAGAGGCTGGCaggccaccacagctggcctGGACCTCTCTCTGAAGGACCTCGCCCAGGACTGCTATGACGTCAAGGCCGCAGTGCACCAGATCAACTTCACCGTGGGGCAGACTTCCGAGTGGATCCACGGCATACAGCGGAAGACAGACGAGGAGACCCTGACCCTCCAGAAGATTGTCACCGACTGGCAGAACTACACCCGGCTCTTCAGCAGCCTGCGCACCACCTCCGCCAAGACCGGAGAAGTGGTCAAGAACATCCAAGCCACGCTGGGGGCCTCCTCTCAGCGCATCAGCCAGAATGCCGAGAGCATGCACGACCTGGTTCTTCAGGTCATGGGCTTGCAGCTGCAGCTGGATAACATCTCGTCCTTCCTGGATGACCACGAGGAGAACATGCATGACCTCCAGTACCATACCCGCTATGCCCAGAACCGCACGGTAGAGAGGTTCGAGTCCCTGGAAGGGCGCATGGCGTCTCATGAGATAGAAATCGGCACCATCTTCACCAACATCAACGCCACTGACAACCACGTGCACAGCATGCTCAAGTATCTGGATGACGTGCGGCTCTCCTGCACACTGGGCTTCCACACCCACGCCGAGGAGCTCTACTACCTGAACAAGTCCGTCTCCCTCATGCTGGGCGCCACAGACCTGCTCCGGGAGCGCTTCAGCCTGCTCAGCGCCCGGCTGGACTTCAACGTCCGCAACCTCTCCATGATCGTGGAGGAGATGAAGGCCGTGGACACGAGGCACGGGGAAATCCTGCACAACGTCACCATCGTACGAG GTGCCCCCGGCCCCCCAGGACCAAGAGGACTCAAAGGAGACATGGGCGTGAAAGGGCCTGCTGGCAGCAGAGGACCCAAGGGAGACACTGGTGGCTTGGGGCCCCCTGGACCCCAGGGGCctcaggggcagcctggggagGCAGGACCCGTGGGAGAAAGGGGACCAGTTGGTCCTCGAGGTTTTCCAGGCCTCAAAGGCTCAAAAGGCAGCTTTGGGACTGGAGGGCTAAGGGGACAGCCAGGCCCCAAAGGGGATGTGGGGCCCCCAGGGCCAGAGGGACCCCCAGGGTCTCCGGGGCCCTCGGGGCCTCAAGGAAAGCCAGGGATCGCAGGGAAGACAGGGTCACCAGGCCAGCGGGGGGCCACAGGACCCAAGGGCGAGCCAGGGATCCAGGGTCCCCCCGGCCTCCCcgggcccccaggccccccaggAAGCCAGAGCCCCTACTGA